The Halomonas sp. THAF5a genome segment GCGGCGGCTCGGGTGGTGGTTCCGGCGGCGGTTCCGGCGGCGGCTCGGGCGGCGGCTCCGGCGGTGGTGCCGGCGGCGGTGCCGGTGGCGGCCGTTGATGTGGGGCTCTTCCGGTAGGAGCCGTTGCGGCGGACAGGTGTGACAGGGACCCGGCCTCGGCCGGGTCCCTGCCGTATGGGCGGGTGTCGCGAGGCGTCAGGCCTCCCGGCCCGCGAGGCCCAGCGCCCAGAGGAGAAAGGCATCCTGGCGGGCGTTGTCGTGCCAGGCCTTGAAGCGTCCCGAGGCGCCGCCGTGGCCGGCGGACAGGTCGGTCCTCAGCAGGATGGGGTGTGCCTGGAGGCGCGGCGCAGGCGTGAGCGCCTTGAGGCGCGCATAGAGCTTGGCCGGCTCCCAGTAGGGCACCCGGGTGTCGTGCCAGCTTCCCTGGAGGAAGATCGCCGGCCAGGGCCGGGCCGAGAGGTTGTCCAGCGGCGAGTAGTCGCGGATCCGCCGGCGCGCCTCGGGCTCGCGGGGATCGCCCCACTCGGTGTACTCCGCGGTGGTCAGGGGCAGGTCGGGGTTCTCCATGGTGCGCAGCACGTCGACGAAGGGCACGTCGAGCACCGCCGCGCAGAAGGCGTCGGGGGCCAGGTTGAGGCTGGCGCCGACCAGCAGGCCGCCGGCGCTGGCGCCGTAGGCGGCGATGCGCTCACCGTCGCTTAGCCCCTTCTCGACCAGGGCGTCGCGGGCGGCGAGGAAGTCGTGGAAGCTGTTGGCCTTGTGCTCGAGCTTGCCGGCCAGGTACCAGGGCTCGCCGCGATCGCCACCGCCGCGCACGTGGGCCACGGCGAAGGCCGCCCCGCGTGCCAGCAGCTCCAGGCGGGCCACCGAGAACCAGGGATCGAGCCCCTCGCCGTAAGCCCCGTAGCCGTAGAGCAGGGTGGGCAGGGGGTGGCCGGAGAGGTCGGCCCGTCTGACCACCGACACGGGCACGCGTTCGCCGTCGTGGGAGGTCGCCCAGATCCGCTCGCAGGCCAGCTGCTCGGGGGGCAGGTCGCCGTGGACCGGCTGGCGCTTGAGCACGCGCCGCTCGCCGCTGTCCAGGTCGAGCTCGATCCAGGTCACCGGCAGGGTGAAGGATTCCTCGCGCAGCCGCAGGCGCCGGTCGGCGAAGTGCGGCGCGTCGCCCAGCGCCAGGCTGCAGGGCCGCTCCGGCAGCGGCAGGCGCTCGTCCCGGGTGGGGGCGTGGTCGGCATCCAGCTCGAGCACCCGCAGGTGTACCTGGGCCTCGTGGTGGTCGCGCTCGGTGAGCACCAGCCCCCAGGCGAAGGCGTCGACGCCCTCCAGGGTCGCCTCGTCGCGGTGATCGATCAGCGGCTGCCAGTCGTGCTCCGGTTCGCCACTCTGCCACAGGCGTTCCGCGACCCGATCCAGTCGGAAGTGGGTTGCCTGGCGGTTATGCAGGACGTAGAAGTGGCCGGGGCGATGGTCCACCGCATACTCCACGCCGGTCTCGCGGGCGCGAAAGCAGCGGGGCGGCGTCGCCGGGGCGCGGGCGGGGATCAGGTGGCTCTCGCTGGTGTCCTTGGAGGCGCTCTCCAGGATCAGCCACTCCCGGGAGCGGGTCTTGCCCAGACCCAGCCAGAACTCCGGGTCGGCCTCGCGCAGGATCAGCGCCGGCTCCCCGGCCCGGCCGTCGGCGACCGGCAGGCGCCAGATGCTCTCCGGGCGCTGGGTGGCGTCGAAGCGGGTGAACAGCAGGGTGGCGTTATCCTCGGCCCAGCCGATCTCGGGGCCGATCTCCTCGAGCAGCACCGCGGGCTCGCCGTCCGGCAGCCGCTTGAGGTAGAGCGTGTAGGTCTCGTCGCCGCGGGTGTCCTCGGTCCAGGCCAGCCAGGCCTCGTCCGGGGAGAGGGCCATGTCGCCGAGCTCCAGGAAATCGTGCGCGGCGGCCCGGGCCTCCAGGTCGAGGAAGGCCTCGGCGGCCTCGGGCCGGCCGTTGGGGTGACGCCACCAGACGGGGTAATCGGCGTTGGCCGCGGTCTCGCTCCACACCGTGTAGTGATCGAGCGGCGTCCTGAGCCCGCTCACGGCGAGCTCACGACGCGCCAGGTGGCCGTGATAGAGCCGCTCCACCAGGTCGTCCAGCGGAGCGAACCAGCGATCCGACTCCTCGTTGGCGGCCTCCAGGAAGGCGCTGACCTCCGGGGTGTCGCGGTTCTCCAGCCAGTGCCAGGCCGGATCGTCGGCGTGGCGGAAGCGGACTGCAGGATCGTCGGCGGGGAGGGTCGGGGCCTTGTCACGTGGCGGCTGTGCTTTCATGGCGCGGGATGTACCATACTCAGTGTGTTTTCAAGAACGTGCGTCGACGACGCACAACTCGCGAGGTCGTGATGCTGATGTCGGATTCGATGCCCCTACTATGGCTGGTCTATGTCGTGTTGTCGCTGGTGGTGCTGCTCACCGGCTACCTGGGGCTGGGGTTTCTGCCGCGCTTGCCGCGGCTGGTGATCACCTGGGCGGTGGCCGGCCTGATGTGGACACCGTCCCATTTCCGCCTGCCCCTGCTCGACGAGGGGGAATTCTACAGCGGGTTCGCTCCCGCCGTGATGGTCGCGGCCGTGGCCTTCCTCGAGAACAACCGCGAGACCTTCCTGCCGGTGGCCCTGCTGGTCGTGGTGGGCGCCGGCGTGGGCGCCCTGCTGGGGCTGCTGTTGTGGTGGCGCGGTCGCACCCGCGGCCAGGATGAGGTCGTGGATATGGACGAAGACGCGCCCGCCGCCTCCGGCGGTCGCGGCAGCGGCGAACGCCAGGAGCCGGTGCTCGGCTGACGGGCGCCTCATACGACCGACGGGCGTGTCGGCAACGACCGGCCAAGGAGCTTCGATGAGCGGGTACGGCAAGGAACGCATCGGCTGGCTGCCTCGGGCGCTGGCCGCGGGCATGGCCCTGTGGCTCGTGGCCGGCCCGCTCTGGGCCCAGCCCCACGAGGAGCGCCCCGACGTCCGGGTGGTGGTCGATGCCTCCGGCAGCATGCGCGACAACGATCCCGAGCGGCTCGCCGTCAGTGCCCTGGACCTGCTGGTG includes the following:
- a CDS encoding S9 family peptidase, whose amino-acid sequence is MKAQPPRDKAPTLPADDPAVRFRHADDPAWHWLENRDTPEVSAFLEAANEESDRWFAPLDDLVERLYHGHLARRELAVSGLRTPLDHYTVWSETAANADYPVWWRHPNGRPEAAEAFLDLEARAAAHDFLELGDMALSPDEAWLAWTEDTRGDETYTLYLKRLPDGEPAVLLEEIGPEIGWAEDNATLLFTRFDATQRPESIWRLPVADGRAGEPALILREADPEFWLGLGKTRSREWLILESASKDTSESHLIPARAPATPPRCFRARETGVEYAVDHRPGHFYVLHNRQATHFRLDRVAERLWQSGEPEHDWQPLIDHRDEATLEGVDAFAWGLVLTERDHHEAQVHLRVLELDADHAPTRDERLPLPERPCSLALGDAPHFADRRLRLREESFTLPVTWIELDLDSGERRVLKRQPVHGDLPPEQLACERIWATSHDGERVPVSVVRRADLSGHPLPTLLYGYGAYGEGLDPWFSVARLELLARGAAFAVAHVRGGGDRGEPWYLAGKLEHKANSFHDFLAARDALVEKGLSDGERIAAYGASAGGLLVGASLNLAPDAFCAAVLDVPFVDVLRTMENPDLPLTTAEYTEWGDPREPEARRRIRDYSPLDNLSARPWPAIFLQGSWHDTRVPYWEPAKLYARLKALTPAPRLQAHPILLRTDLSAGHGGASGRFKAWHDNARQDAFLLWALGLAGREA